One Kitasatospora sp. NBC_01266 genomic window carries:
- a CDS encoding VOC family protein, with translation MSAALRNVTAITLFVDDLERSRGFYRTVTGLDPMYQDEDSAAFKFDNTIINLLRTAAADEVVAPSPVAASGLGARCLYTVSVDDTDAAIARLAELGVPLLNGPIDRPWGLRTAAFADPDGNVWEVAQELPAPAPTPAPAPAPTVAG, from the coding sequence ATGAGCGCAGCGCTGCGCAATGTGACCGCGATCACTCTGTTCGTCGACGATCTGGAGCGTTCCAGGGGGTTCTACCGGACCGTCACCGGGCTGGACCCGATGTACCAGGACGAGGACTCCGCGGCCTTCAAGTTCGACAACACGATCATCAACCTGCTGCGGACCGCCGCCGCGGACGAGGTGGTCGCACCCTCGCCGGTGGCCGCCTCGGGGCTCGGCGCGCGCTGCCTCTACACCGTCTCGGTCGACGACACGGACGCGGCCATCGCCCGGCTGGCCGAGCTGGGCGTGCCGCTGCTGAACGGCCCGATCGACCGCCCGTGGGGCCTGCGCACCGCCGCTTTCGCCGACCCCGACGGCAACGTCTGGGAGGTCGCGCAGGAGCTGCCCGCGCCCGCGCCCACGCCCGCGCCCGCGCCCGCGCCCACGGTCGCGGGCTGA
- a CDS encoding EamA family transporter: MHSSPATPHRSRRAVGLTLALISAVSFGGSGTAAKPLIEAGLSPLHVVWLRATGAALVLAPLAWRHRAIVRDRPGLLLGFGLLGVAGVQACYFAAISRIPVGVALLIEYLGPPLLLGYVRFVQRRPVTRGAAIGAGVAVTGLAFVVQVWNGLGFDALGVAFALGAACCQVGYFVLADAGARGEKPADPLGVAAFGLLIGAITLTAVARPWEADWSRLGGQVTMAGHHIPALLPAAWMILVATVLAYLTGVVSVRHLSPPVAGVVANIEAVVATVTAWFLLDEHLGTAQLIGGLLVLLGAFAAQAGQAPEEPQAVLVGRPDRPDRADQAELHR, encoded by the coding sequence ATGCACTCCTCCCCGGCCACCCCGCACCGCTCCCGCCGGGCCGTCGGCCTCACGCTCGCGCTGATCTCCGCCGTCTCCTTCGGGGGGTCCGGCACCGCCGCCAAGCCGCTGATCGAGGCGGGCCTGTCACCGCTGCACGTCGTGTGGCTGCGGGCCACCGGCGCCGCCCTGGTGCTGGCGCCGCTGGCCTGGCGGCACCGGGCCATCGTGCGCGACCGGCCCGGACTGCTGCTGGGCTTCGGACTGCTCGGCGTGGCCGGGGTGCAGGCCTGCTACTTCGCGGCGATATCGCGGATACCCGTCGGCGTGGCACTGCTGATCGAGTACCTCGGACCGCCGCTGCTGCTCGGCTACGTGCGCTTCGTGCAGCGCCGGCCGGTGACCCGGGGCGCGGCGATCGGCGCCGGGGTGGCGGTGACCGGACTGGCCTTCGTGGTGCAGGTGTGGAACGGGCTGGGCTTCGACGCCCTCGGGGTGGCCTTCGCCCTGGGCGCGGCCTGCTGCCAGGTCGGCTACTTCGTGCTGGCCGACGCCGGCGCTCGCGGCGAGAAGCCCGCCGATCCGCTCGGAGTGGCCGCGTTCGGGCTGCTGATCGGCGCGATCACGCTGACCGCGGTGGCCCGCCCCTGGGAGGCGGACTGGAGCAGGCTGGGCGGCCAGGTCACCATGGCCGGCCACCACATCCCGGCGCTGCTGCCCGCGGCCTGGATGATCCTGGTCGCCACCGTGCTCGCCTACCTCACCGGCGTGGTCTCGGTGCGCCACCTCTCGCCGCCGGTGGCCGGCGTGGTCGCCAACATCGAGGCGGTGGTCGCCACCGTCACCGCCTGGTTCCTGCTGGACGAGCACCTGGGCACCGCCCAGCTGATCGGCGGCCTGCTGGTCCTGCTCGGCGCCTTCGCCGCCCAGGCCGGCCAGGCACCCGAGGAGCCGCAGGCCGTCCTGGTCGGCCGACCCGACCGACCCGACCGGGCCGATCAGGCCGAGCTGCACCGCTGA
- a CDS encoding chorismate mutase: MTEQPAADRTASLEDVDDTVRAELAALRQSIDNIDAAIVHMLAERFKATQRVGTLKAAHQLPAADPARERDQIGRLRELAAGARLDPVFAEKFLNFIIAEVIRHHEAIASDALTGRGPSA; encoded by the coding sequence ATGACCGAGCAGCCCGCCGCCGACCGCACCGCCTCACTGGAGGACGTGGACGACACCGTCCGTGCCGAGCTGGCCGCCCTGCGCCAGAGCATCGACAACATCGACGCCGCGATCGTCCACATGCTGGCCGAGCGCTTCAAGGCCACCCAGCGCGTGGGCACCCTGAAGGCCGCCCACCAACTGCCCGCCGCCGACCCGGCCCGCGAGCGCGACCAGATCGGCCGCCTGCGCGAGCTGGCCGCCGGGGCACGGCTGGATCCGGTCTTCGCGGAGAAGTTCCTCAACTTCATCATCGCGGAGGTGATCCGCCACCACGAGGCGATCGCCAGTGACGCGCTGACCGGCCGGGGTCCGTCCGCGTGA
- a CDS encoding class I SAM-dependent methyltransferase, translating into MDRNIRTVDDVLHLLDGLFAPEADRWTADAASWWDTFYADRTKPIPFFVAKPDENLADYLARGLLTPGRALDLGCGPGRNALHLASVGFQVDAVDLSPAAIGWAEDRAREAAPATRDRVRFHHGDAFDLTRADLSGPYDLIYDSGCFHHLPPHRRISYLALLDRVLAPGGHLVLTCFAAGAMGSELPDAAFYQDSRLHGGLAYTPAALRRIFADLTELELRRMRDQAPESPHFGEPFLWTALFRRPPLGAVGA; encoded by the coding sequence ATGGACCGGAACATCCGCACCGTCGACGACGTGCTGCACCTGCTCGACGGCCTGTTCGCACCGGAGGCCGACCGCTGGACGGCCGACGCGGCCTCGTGGTGGGACACCTTCTACGCCGACCGCACCAAGCCGATCCCGTTCTTCGTGGCGAAGCCCGACGAGAACCTCGCCGACTACCTGGCCCGCGGCCTGCTCACCCCGGGCCGCGCCCTCGACCTCGGCTGCGGCCCCGGCCGCAACGCCCTGCACCTCGCCTCGGTGGGCTTCCAGGTGGACGCCGTCGACCTCTCCCCCGCCGCCATCGGCTGGGCCGAGGACCGCGCCCGCGAGGCGGCCCCCGCCACCCGCGACCGGGTCCGCTTCCACCACGGCGACGCCTTCGACCTCACCCGGGCCGACCTCTCCGGCCCGTACGACCTGATCTACGACTCGGGCTGCTTCCACCACCTGCCCCCGCACCGCCGGATCAGCTACCTCGCCCTGCTCGACCGGGTGCTGGCTCCCGGCGGCCACCTGGTGCTGACCTGCTTCGCGGCCGGCGCGATGGGCTCCGAGCTGCCGGACGCCGCCTTCTACCAGGACTCCCGCCTGCACGGCGGCCTCGCCTACACGCCCGCGGCGCTGCGCCGGATCTTCGCCGACCTCACCGAGCTCGAACTGCGCCGGATGCGCGACCAGGCGCCCGAGTCGCCGCACTTCGGCGAGCCCTTCCTGTGGACTGCCCTGTTCCGCCGCCCGCCGCTGGGCGCCGTCGGGGCGTAG
- a CDS encoding transglycosylase domain-containing protein has translation MPRTAARPLPSRVLHSGRPRRQGWRRLVPTWRFALFSTLATLLLGAGLFMLGVVLVRVPDAHAAATAQRNTWLYRDGSVLAQTGQTNRQSVGLDQVSLEAQHAVLAAEDRGFYREGAVNPSALLRAGWNTATGKGAQGGSTITQQYVKNAYLTQRQTIGRKLQEIFIAIKVDATLSKQEILANYLNTTYYGRGAYGIQAASQAYFGVDAAKLDAAQGAYLATLLNAPSVYDLSTATEAGKRAATARWNYVLDGMVKENWLPAADRAALTLPAVRAPQPALGLSGQAGYLVDAAKDYLVTQKLVDEAALARGGYRITLSIDPARQADLQRSVQKQLTDKLDPGQRQADADIQAGAVSVDPASGAVLAMYGGDDYTAHFVNNATRHDYQAGSTFKPIALAAALESGARTQDGQTITPETVYDGANRRPVQGGTAKPPYAPPNEGERQYGRITLRQATDWSVNTAFAQLAQDTGLEKVKQTAIALGLPADTNELDAVPSLPLGVSMPSVLDMAGVYATLDNDGQRITPWLVESVKLDGANLPLPPRQSGRAVSPQTARQVTDMLQGVIADDGGTGWRAQDLGRPAAGKTGTTDGNRSAWFVGYTPEAVTSVAMFGEQAGTGKQVTLSGTAGGGRVNGGGYPAQIWTDYMTAALGGKPIRDFTPPSTASPADNAAPAPGPSTGTAHPHSPAPTHRRPTGPSHTPSHPPTTAPPATPPAPPAPPEPSHPGPPTPPPTRPAPPTPVQPSTPAPPSPSAPSPNVPTEAVAPPPTRPSGLPPVPVTAA, from the coding sequence GTGCCGCGAACCGCTGCCCGTCCACTGCCGAGCCGCGTGCTGCACTCGGGGCGACCGCGCCGCCAGGGCTGGCGGCGGCTGGTGCCGACCTGGCGATTCGCGCTCTTCTCGACCCTGGCCACGCTGCTGCTCGGCGCCGGCCTCTTCATGCTCGGCGTGGTGCTGGTCAGGGTTCCGGACGCGCACGCCGCCGCCACCGCGCAGCGCAACACCTGGCTCTACCGGGACGGCTCGGTGCTCGCCCAGACCGGCCAGACCAACCGGCAGAGCGTCGGCCTGGACCAGGTCTCGCTCGAGGCGCAGCACGCCGTGCTGGCCGCCGAGGACCGCGGCTTCTACCGCGAAGGCGCCGTCAACCCCAGCGCCCTGCTGCGCGCGGGCTGGAACACCGCGACCGGCAAGGGCGCCCAAGGCGGCTCGACGATCACCCAGCAGTACGTCAAGAACGCCTATCTGACGCAGCGTCAGACCATCGGCCGGAAGCTGCAGGAGATCTTCATCGCGATCAAGGTGGACGCCACCCTCTCCAAGCAGGAGATCCTGGCGAACTACCTGAACACCACCTACTACGGGCGCGGCGCGTACGGCATCCAGGCCGCCTCGCAGGCCTACTTCGGCGTCGACGCGGCCAAGTTGGACGCGGCCCAGGGCGCCTACCTGGCCACCCTGCTCAACGCGCCCTCGGTCTACGACCTGTCGACCGCCACCGAGGCGGGCAAGCGCGCGGCCACCGCCCGGTGGAACTACGTGCTGGACGGCATGGTGAAGGAGAACTGGCTGCCCGCCGCCGACCGGGCCGCGCTCACCCTGCCCGCGGTGCGCGCGCCGCAGCCCGCGCTCGGGCTCTCGGGGCAGGCCGGCTACCTGGTGGACGCGGCCAAGGACTACCTGGTCACGCAGAAGCTGGTGGACGAGGCCGCGCTCGCCAGGGGCGGCTACCGGATCACCCTGAGCATCGACCCGGCCCGCCAGGCGGACCTGCAGCGCTCCGTGCAGAAGCAGTTGACCGACAAGCTGGACCCGGGGCAGCGCCAGGCAGATGCCGACATCCAGGCCGGCGCCGTCTCGGTGGATCCCGCCTCCGGCGCGGTGCTGGCGATGTACGGCGGCGACGACTACACCGCGCACTTCGTCAACAACGCCACCCGCCACGACTACCAGGCCGGCTCCACCTTCAAGCCGATCGCGCTGGCCGCCGCGCTGGAGAGCGGTGCGCGGACCCAGGACGGGCAGACCATCACCCCGGAGACCGTCTACGACGGCGCCAACCGCCGCCCGGTGCAGGGCGGCACCGCGAAACCGCCGTACGCGCCGCCGAACGAGGGCGAGCGCCAGTACGGCCGGATCACCCTGCGCCAGGCCACCGACTGGTCGGTCAACACCGCCTTCGCCCAACTCGCCCAGGACACCGGGCTGGAGAAGGTCAAGCAGACCGCGATCGCGCTGGGCCTGCCGGCCGACACCAACGAGCTGGACGCGGTGCCCTCGCTGCCGCTGGGCGTCTCGATGCCGAGCGTGCTGGACATGGCCGGGGTCTACGCCACGCTGGACAACGACGGGCAGCGGATCACCCCGTGGCTGGTCGAGTCGGTCAAGCTGGACGGCGCGAACCTGCCGCTGCCGCCCCGGCAGAGCGGCCGGGCGGTCAGCCCGCAGACCGCCCGGCAGGTCACCGACATGCTGCAGGGCGTGATCGCGGACGACGGCGGCACCGGCTGGCGCGCCCAGGACCTGGGCCGCCCGGCGGCCGGCAAGACCGGCACCACCGACGGCAACCGCTCGGCCTGGTTCGTCGGCTACACACCCGAGGCGGTCACCTCGGTGGCGATGTTCGGCGAGCAGGCCGGGACCGGCAAGCAGGTCACGCTCTCCGGCACGGCCGGCGGCGGGCGGGTCAACGGCGGCGGGTACCCGGCGCAGATCTGGACCGACTACATGACGGCGGCGCTGGGCGGCAAGCCGATCCGCGACTTCACCCCGCCGAGCACCGCCTCCCCGGCCGACAACGCCGCACCCGCGCCGGGCCCGAGCACCGGTACGGCGCACCCGCACAGCCCGGCACCGACGCACCGGCGACCGACCGGGCCCAGCCACACCCCCAGCCACCCGCCCACCACCGCGCCGCCGGCCACCCCGCCGGCTCCGCCGGCCCCGCCCGAGCCCTCGCACCCCGGCCCGCCGACCCCGCCGCCGACCCGTCCCGCACCGCCCACCCCGGTCCAGCCCAGCACCCCGGCCCCGCCCTCCCCCAGCGCGCCGTCGCCGAACGTGCCCACCGAGGCCGTCGCGCCGCCGCCCACCCGCCCGAGCGGCCTGCCGCCGGTCCCGGTCACAGCCGCCTGA
- a CDS encoding sensor histidine kinase, translating into MSSSEAARERGGRRGLMARVGRWFWRPERRWHAWAVDVLLVIPAALDALLNFPPPRDWRFLVSLGAAAVLLLRRRFPRTVLLLTLPGLYAGNALLASMIAAYTVARTERAPWQKSLVALAVVVGSFVPWPLDQLRLESWSDITQHLIFASMLGTGPVMLGLLAQTRLDLSARVAELAELRDHERALYAKTVVAAERARIAREMHDVVSHQAGLIAVQAGALQVTTKDPATRETAGILRGLAVATLEELRSMIIVLRAAGAGPTELVPQPRLADLPRLVASAEVDAVLRMDGCLEVPLPEPVERAAYRTVQEALTNARKHAPGAPTEVLLRIDPDCLRVTVRNRAPSGPRTEPQLPGGRHGLIGLRERAGLLGGTIEAGAEPDGGFAVRLWLPLPPGPAGTGPTEEAGAVDGTGRTGGLRLTGGQNFSTASATAAG; encoded by the coding sequence GTGAGCAGCAGCGAGGCCGCGAGAGAACGCGGCGGCCGACGCGGCCTGATGGCACGCGTCGGCCGCTGGTTCTGGCGTCCCGAGCGGCGCTGGCACGCCTGGGCGGTGGACGTGCTGCTGGTGATACCGGCCGCGCTGGACGCGCTGCTCAACTTCCCGCCCCCGCGTGACTGGCGCTTCCTGGTGTCGCTGGGCGCCGCCGCCGTGCTGCTGCTGCGCCGCCGCTTCCCGCGCACCGTGCTGCTGCTCACCCTGCCGGGGCTCTACGCGGGCAACGCGCTGCTCGCCTCGATGATCGCCGCCTACACGGTGGCCCGCACCGAGCGGGCGCCGTGGCAGAAGTCGCTGGTGGCGCTGGCGGTGGTGGTGGGCAGCTTCGTGCCGTGGCCGCTCGACCAGCTGCGGCTGGAGAGCTGGAGCGACATCACCCAGCACCTGATCTTCGCCAGCATGCTGGGCACCGGGCCGGTGATGCTCGGGCTGCTCGCCCAGACCCGGCTGGACCTCTCGGCGCGGGTCGCCGAGCTGGCCGAGCTGCGCGACCACGAGCGCGCGCTGTACGCGAAGACGGTGGTCGCCGCGGAGCGGGCCCGGATCGCGCGGGAGATGCACGACGTGGTCTCGCACCAGGCGGGGCTGATCGCGGTGCAGGCGGGTGCGCTGCAGGTGACCACCAAGGACCCGGCGACCCGGGAGACCGCCGGCATCCTGCGCGGGCTCGCGGTGGCGACGCTGGAGGAGCTGCGCTCGATGATCATCGTCCTGCGGGCCGCCGGCGCCGGACCGACCGAGCTGGTGCCGCAGCCCCGGCTGGCCGACCTGCCGCGGCTGGTCGCGTCGGCCGAGGTGGACGCGGTGCTGCGGATGGACGGCTGCCTGGAGGTTCCGCTGCCGGAGCCGGTGGAGCGGGCCGCCTACCGCACGGTGCAGGAGGCGCTGACCAACGCGCGCAAGCACGCGCCGGGCGCGCCGACCGAGGTGCTGCTGCGGATCGATCCGGACTGCCTGCGGGTCACCGTGCGCAACCGCGCCCCCAGCGGCCCGCGCACCGAGCCGCAGCTGCCGGGCGGGCGGCACGGGCTGATCGGCCTGCGGGAACGGGCCGGCCTGCTGGGCGGGACGATCGAGGCGGGCGCCGAGCCGGACGGCGGCTTCGCGGTGCGCCTGTGGCTGCCGCTGCCGCCCGGGCCGGCGGGGACCGGCCCGACCGAGGAGGCCGGAGCTGTGGACGGGACCGGGCGGACGGGCGGACTCAGACTGACGGGCGGTCAGAACTTCAGCACCGCCTCGGCCACGGCGGCCGGCTGA
- a CDS encoding alpha/beta fold hydrolase translates to MRSARLPEGSRLLRIAGTVTHVRREGSGPVCVLSGGLGCAWFDWDEVARLLAPHRTVVRFDRPGYGLSAAAAGPATLAGEAERIRQLLDGLGLFEPCVLVGHSLAAFHAEAFARLYPARTAAVLLVDGSVEPRARARPLPGARVATALGLAGAARLLALPYLLGPPGRRLVVRLATARGRDPAPRALVRRCYRSARALRAALLENTCYLDQAAELLSLRRELPLTAPVALLAAGSAFGRPAARDGRPGPGARRRLDRQARLAAELGGALHTVAPAGHLLMLDQPAAVAEAVLKF, encoded by the coding sequence GTGCGTAGCGCCCGGCTCCCCGAAGGCAGCCGGCTGCTGCGGATCGCCGGCACCGTCACGCATGTGCGCCGCGAGGGCAGCGGGCCGGTCTGCGTGCTGAGCGGCGGGCTCGGCTGCGCCTGGTTCGACTGGGACGAGGTGGCCCGGCTGCTGGCCCCGCACCGCACCGTGGTCCGCTTCGATCGGCCGGGCTACGGGCTGAGCGCGGCCGCCGCCGGCCCGGCCACGCTGGCCGGCGAGGCCGAGCGGATCCGGCAACTGCTCGACGGCCTCGGTCTGTTCGAGCCCTGCGTGCTGGTCGGCCACTCGCTGGCCGCGTTCCACGCGGAGGCCTTCGCGCGGCTCTATCCGGCCCGGACGGCCGCCGTGCTGCTGGTCGACGGGAGCGTCGAGCCGCGCGCCAGGGCCCGCCCGCTCCCCGGCGCCCGGGTGGCGACGGCGCTGGGGCTGGCCGGCGCGGCCCGGCTGCTGGCCCTGCCGTATCTGCTGGGGCCGCCCGGACGCCGACTGGTGGTGCGGCTGGCCACCGCGCGGGGCCGCGACCCGGCCCCGCGGGCTCTGGTGCGGCGCTGCTACCGCAGTGCGCGGGCGCTGCGCGCGGCCCTGCTGGAGAACACCTGCTACCTGGACCAGGCCGCCGAACTGCTGTCACTGCGGCGCGAGTTGCCGCTCACGGCCCCGGTGGCGCTGCTGGCCGCCGGTTCGGCCTTCGGTCGCCCTGCCGCCCGGGACGGCCGCCCGGGGCCCGGCGCCCGCCGCCGACTCGACCGGCAGGCCCGGCTGGCCGCGGAACTCGGCGGCGCGCTGCACACCGTGGCGCCCGCCGGGCACCTGCTGATGCTGGATCAGCCGGCCGCCGTGGCCGAGGCGGTGCTGAAGTTCTGA